Proteins from one Microtus pennsylvanicus isolate mMicPen1 chromosome 7, mMicPen1.hap1, whole genome shotgun sequence genomic window:
- the Cfap141 gene encoding cilia- and flagella-associated protein 141: protein MSAEKMTEIEENLQRAVALKKMVNRWQNSHTHCMWQMTLSQRRNLYATLRMQGDMEQELALSNKQLLTVRQDALHQLFAKEHQQYQQELSQLGKAFYEERL from the exons ATGTCTGCGGAAAAGATGACAGAAATAGAAGAG AATTTGCAAAGAGCCGTGGCACTTAAGAAGATGGTCAACAG GTGGCAGAATTCACATACTCACTGCATGTGGCAGATGACATTAAGCCAGCGGAGGAACCTGTATGCTACGCTAAGGATGCAGGGCGATATGGAACAGGAGTTAGCCCTGTCCAACAAGCAGCTGCTGACG GTCCGTCAAGATGCCTTACACCAACTGTTTGCAAAGGAGCATCAGCAGTACCAGCAGGAGCTCAGTCAGCTGGGCAAAGCTTTTTATGAGGAGAGACTGTGA